A window of Nitratireductor kimnyeongensis genomic DNA:
CGAATGCCAAACGCAATCGTATAAGCATCAAAGCTGTTGTTCTCGAACGGCAGGTCTTCCGCGTTGGCCTCGACGAAAGTCAGGTTTTCGGCAATGCCTCTCTTTTCGGCGCGTTCGCGTCCGACTTCCAGCATTGAGCCATTGATGTCGAGCACTGTCACGTCCGCGTTGCGGCGGGACGCCTCAACGATGCGAAAGGCGATGTCTCCTGTACCGCCCGCCACATCCAGCGCGCGATAGCCAGGAATTTTCGAGGGTGCGAGCCACGAAATCATGGCGTCCTTCCAGGCGCGATGCAGCCCGGCGGACATCAGGTCGTTCATCACGTCGTAGCGTTTTGCAACGCGGTGGAACACCGTGTTGACCAGACCCTGCTTCTCGTTCTCGTCCACCTGACGAAAACCGTAGGCCGTCTCCATGCCGCCCTGGGCGGTGGTACGTTGATCTGACATCATCACCCTTTCGAAATCGCCGGGACCATAGCTCATTGCCGCTTGTGGCGCTATTGTCAAAAGCGCGATGAACAGCCGCGCCAGCGGACTGGTTAAAACGGAGTACCCATGGTTCTGAAAGCCGAGCTTCACTGCCATATCGAGGGCGCGGCCTCGCCCGAACTCGTTTTGTCCCAGACGCGCAAATATGGCGTCGATCCATCCGATTTCCTTCGTGACGGCGCATATCACTGGTACGATTTCACGAGCTTTCTGGCCGCATATGATGCTGCC
This region includes:
- the ubiE gene encoding bifunctional demethylmenaquinone methyltransferase/2-methoxy-6-polyprenyl-1,4-benzoquinol methylase UbiE is translated as MSDQRTTAQGGMETAYGFRQVDENEKQGLVNTVFHRVAKRYDVMNDLMSAGLHRAWKDAMISWLAPSKIPGYRALDVAGGTGDIAFRIVEASRRNADVTVLDINGSMLEVGRERAEKRGIAENLTFVEANAEDLPFENNSFDAYTIAFGIRNVPHIDRALDEAFRVLKPGGRFLCLEFSEVEMPLLDKIYENWSFHAIPRIGQAVTGDGEPYRYLIESIRKFPNQQNFATMITEAGFSRATWRNYTGGIAALHSGWKI